Proteins from a genomic interval of Oreochromis aureus strain Israel breed Guangdong linkage group 6, ZZ_aureus, whole genome shotgun sequence:
- the LOC120440716 gene encoding uncharacterized protein LOC120440716 gives MVGPLPDPCLFRITEEAYAKFNIEDRPLVTTMNMRPDKPLVESAFGLVQEGSVLSYQQPVLTTRYITLHRDAPPTPHLPLEGYDILPSDCVFVCSEEELLHLKSLSVTLEMAHKIEEATREQSSSSEWHQLRRPRVTASKFREVCHIRGQSSAESLAERILKGTRQTADMRRGTEMEPAIAAEYSRLMNVNYSPCGLVIHPIAPWLVASPDGVVFDPNEYPQFGLVEFKCPNVQNFIDSKYVQMECGTPKLKKSHAYYWQVQGQLLISGMQWCDFVVWAQEGYLVQRIYMDIDVHIAIREKADYFFFYIYMPRYLCLEK, from the coding sequence ATGGTGGGTCCGTTACCAGATCCTTGCTTGTTCAGAATAACGGAGGAAGCATATGCAAAATTTAATATTGAGGACAGGCCACTTGTGACCACAATGAACATGAGACCTGACAAGCCCCTTGTGGAAAGTGCTTTTGGGCTGGTGCAGGAGGGCAGTGTTCTGTCATATCAGCAGCCGGTTTTGACAACCCGGTACATCACACTACACCGTGATGCACCACCAACACCGCACTTGCCTCTGGAGGGGTATGACATCTTGCCATcagattgtgtgtttgtgtgctcagAAGAAGAGCTTCTGCATCTGAAAAGCTTGTCTGTAACTCTGGAAATGGCTCACAAAATAGAGGAAGCTACACGTGAGCAAAGCTCTTCATCTGAGTGGCATCAGCTCCGCAGGCCCAGAGTGACTGCCTCTAAGTTTCGGGAGGTGTGTCACATCAGAGGCCAGAGCTCGGCAGAGTCACTAGCAGAGCGTATATTGAAGGGAACAAGGCAGACAGCAGACATGAGGAGAGGAACTGAGATGGAGCCTGCAATAGCAGCAGAGTATAGTAGGCTAATGAATGTTAACTACTCACCCTGTGGTCTGGTCATTCACCCCATTGCCCCCTGGCTTGTTGCATCTCCTGATGGTGTTGTTTTTGACCCCAATGAATACCCCCAGTTTGGCCTCGTCGAATTCAAATGTCCCAATGTACAAAACTTTATTGACTCCAAATATGTGCAGATGGAATGTGGTACCCCTAAACTAAAAAAGAGCCATGCATATTACTGGCAAGTGCAAGGACAACTGCTCATCAGTGGGATGCAGTGGTGTGACTTTGTTGTGTGGGCACAAGAGGGCTACCTAGTGCAAAGAATATACATGGATATAGATGTGCACATTGCAATCAGAGAAAAGGCTGACTActtctttttttacatatatatgccAAGATacctgtgtttggaaaaatga